The following coding sequences are from one Fimbriimonadia bacterium window:
- a CDS encoding glycosyl hydrolase family 43, whose translation MSAFIAIAWFVLSCTYQAVPTADVQDLEAGFARPPASARPWVYWFWLNGNITREGITADLEAMRRVGIGGVLIMEVDQGAPAGPVVFASPAWRELFRHVVSEADRLGLQVNMNNDAGWTGSGGPWITPDLAMQKVVWTETTVQGPTRLGPALAEPQRFANYYRDIAVLAFPTPGEYRIEGVAGKSALVRQEVIPQSTYPELPAGQVVESQAILDLTSRMRPNGTLDWDVPEGQWTILRIGHTTTGAINLPAPAAAQGLECDKMSKVAVETHFSALMGKLIADVGPLAGKTLVSTHIDSWEVGSQNWTPRFREEFLRLRGYDLLPYLPVVTGIVVDSLEVSERFLWDLRQTISDLIVENYAGHMAKLANDHGMRLSIEAYDGNPCDDMTYAGRADEPMAEFWSWPNNFTSYSCTQMASAAHVYGKRILGAEAFTATDGERWLHHPASIKALGDWAFCEGINRFVFHRYALQPWLDVQPGMSMGPWGLHYERTQTWWEQSAAWHRYLARCQYLLQQGLFVADICYLAPERSPQRFVVPRPHGTERPPYNFDGCTPEVVIERMQVRDGCLVLPDGMSYRLLVLPDVPTMTPRLLAKIGDLVRAGATVVGAPPLESPSLSGYPGCDDEVRRLAAEIWGDCDGQKVKERRYGKGKVVWGIAPERVLERMGVPADFSYHTLSGRSSLRYIHRALGDTQVYFVANKSAQSEDAVCTFRVSGMRPELWWPGSGEIEKLAVYDQRNGLTHLPLHLEATESVFVIFRPGQPVEQDRIVSVSLEGEVVLDARPKPRLRLDTDNNARITNNFTMAAWVRPDAPTGLPQEADSGAGGLGVVRNEVLYPPPGHEVYSDDGHAGAGFSVGTNGVCVYEHSADYFAPVLVYGQSISGWVHVVIVYRDACPSLYLNGRLVHTGLTSKHSVHPGVGVQHTRAVDPFRGDVGELQMFDRALSETEIARLAAETPIPKARPGTASIELRRVRGGQIEADVWQPGKYVLRTADGRKHIVEIGDLPAPLMLEGPWEVRFEAGIGAPESVTFDKLISWSIHDDPEIRYYSGAATYYKTFSIPQDLLAPDKRLLLELGRVEVIAEVRLNGRLLGTVWKPPYRVDVTGMARPGENTLEVKVANLWVNRMIGDENLPEDSRRHPDGRLVEWPQWLLDGSPSPTGRRTFSSWKLWRKDEPLQPSGLLGPVEVRAYARVELPAK comes from the coding sequence ATGAGTGCATTCATCGCGATCGCTTGGTTCGTTCTATCCTGCACCTATCAGGCTGTTCCGACGGCGGACGTGCAAGATCTCGAGGCTGGCTTCGCGCGTCCACCCGCCAGTGCGCGCCCATGGGTGTATTGGTTCTGGCTAAACGGTAACATCACCCGCGAGGGAATCACCGCGGATCTGGAAGCGATGCGCAGGGTGGGTATCGGCGGTGTGCTGATTATGGAAGTGGATCAAGGCGCTCCTGCCGGGCCTGTTGTGTTTGCCAGCCCCGCATGGCGCGAGCTCTTCCGGCACGTAGTATCGGAGGCCGACCGGCTCGGCCTGCAAGTCAATATGAACAACGATGCCGGCTGGACCGGGAGCGGCGGCCCGTGGATAACACCGGACCTCGCCATGCAGAAGGTGGTATGGACCGAAACCACGGTGCAGGGACCCACCAGGCTCGGCCCGGCATTGGCGGAGCCGCAGAGATTCGCCAACTACTACCGGGACATCGCGGTCCTTGCTTTTCCCACGCCTGGTGAGTACCGGATCGAAGGGGTCGCGGGCAAGTCGGCACTGGTGAGACAGGAGGTGATTCCCCAGTCCACCTATCCGGAGTTGCCTGCCGGGCAGGTGGTCGAGTCGCAAGCGATCTTGGATCTCACATCGCGCATGCGGCCGAATGGCACCCTCGACTGGGACGTGCCGGAGGGTCAGTGGACGATTCTGCGCATTGGCCACACGACTACCGGAGCGATCAACCTACCCGCGCCTGCCGCTGCGCAGGGCTTGGAATGCGACAAGATGAGCAAGGTTGCAGTGGAAACGCACTTCAGTGCGTTGATGGGTAAGCTGATCGCCGACGTCGGCCCGCTGGCGGGCAAGACACTGGTCTCCACACACATCGACAGTTGGGAGGTGGGATCGCAGAACTGGACGCCGCGTTTTCGCGAGGAGTTTCTGCGTCTGCGCGGATACGATCTGCTGCCATACCTGCCCGTGGTGACGGGCATAGTAGTAGACAGCTTAGAGGTCTCCGAGCGCTTCCTGTGGGATCTCAGGCAGACGATCTCGGACCTGATCGTCGAGAACTACGCGGGTCACATGGCGAAGCTGGCCAACGACCACGGCATGCGACTCTCCATAGAGGCATATGACGGTAATCCGTGTGATGATATGACCTATGCGGGCCGTGCGGACGAGCCGATGGCGGAGTTCTGGTCTTGGCCTAACAACTTCACATCGTATAGCTGTACTCAGATGGCCTCAGCGGCACACGTATACGGCAAGCGCATCCTCGGCGCCGAGGCGTTCACGGCGACGGACGGCGAAAGGTGGTTGCATCATCCGGCTTCCATCAAAGCACTCGGTGATTGGGCGTTCTGCGAGGGTATCAATCGCTTCGTGTTTCACCGTTACGCGCTCCAACCATGGCTCGACGTGCAGCCGGGGATGTCTATGGGGCCTTGGGGTTTGCACTACGAACGCACACAGACGTGGTGGGAGCAATCGGCAGCATGGCACCGATATCTGGCAAGGTGTCAGTACTTGCTTCAGCAGGGATTGTTCGTTGCCGACATCTGCTATCTCGCGCCGGAGCGCTCCCCGCAGCGGTTCGTAGTGCCGAGACCGCACGGCACGGAGCGTCCGCCATACAACTTCGACGGATGCACTCCGGAGGTGGTGATCGAGCGGATGCAGGTACGTGACGGGTGCCTCGTGCTGCCGGATGGCATGAGCTATCGGCTTCTGGTCCTTCCGGACGTGCCCACCATGACCCCACGGCTGCTCGCCAAGATAGGTGATCTGGTGAGAGCGGGAGCCACCGTCGTGGGGGCGCCGCCGCTCGAATCCCCCAGCCTCTCGGGGTATCCGGGGTGTGATGACGAGGTGCGGAGACTCGCTGCCGAAATATGGGGAGACTGTGACGGACAGAAAGTCAAGGAGCGGCGCTACGGGAAGGGCAAGGTCGTGTGGGGCATAGCACCCGAGCGCGTGCTCGAACGCATGGGTGTGCCAGCGGACTTCAGCTATCACACCCTATCCGGACGCTCGAGCCTGCGGTACATCCATCGCGCACTGGGCGACACGCAGGTGTACTTCGTCGCTAACAAGTCAGCGCAGTCAGAGGATGCCGTCTGTACCTTTCGCGTGTCGGGCATGCGACCGGAGCTATGGTGGCCGGGATCGGGCGAGATCGAGAAGCTGGCGGTGTACGATCAGAGAAATGGGCTAACGCACTTGCCTCTACACCTGGAAGCGACGGAATCCGTATTCGTGATCTTCCGGCCGGGGCAGCCAGTCGAGCAAGACCGCATCGTCAGCGTATCGCTGGAGGGCGAGGTGGTACTGGATGCACGTCCGAAGCCTCGGCTTCGCCTGGACACCGATAACAACGCGCGCATCACGAACAACTTCACGATGGCTGCTTGGGTGCGCCCCGATGCACCCACCGGACTGCCACAAGAGGCAGATTCCGGTGCAGGAGGGCTCGGGGTAGTGCGCAACGAGGTGCTCTACCCGCCCCCTGGCCACGAGGTTTATTCGGACGATGGCCATGCCGGAGCAGGCTTCTCGGTAGGTACGAACGGCGTGTGCGTTTACGAACACAGTGCCGACTACTTCGCACCAGTGTTAGTATATGGTCAGTCTATCTCCGGCTGGGTGCACGTGGTAATCGTGTATCGAGACGCGTGCCCGAGTCTGTATCTGAACGGCAGACTGGTGCACACGGGACTCACCAGCAAGCATTCCGTGCATCCGGGCGTCGGGGTGCAGCACACTCGAGCGGTGGACCCGTTCCGAGGGGACGTAGGTGAGCTTCAGATGTTCGACAGGGCGCTGTCGGAGACGGAGATCGCGAGGTTGGCGGCAGAGACGCCGATTCCGAAAGCACGTCCAGGCACAGCCAGCATAGAGCTGAGACGCGTCCGAGGCGGGCAGATCGAAGCCGATGTCTGGCAGCCTGGCAAGTATGTGCTGAGGACTGCCGACGGTAGGAAGCACATTGTGGAGATAGGTGACTTGCCAGCGCCCCTGATGCTCGAAGGGCCTTGGGAGGTGCGGTTCGAAGCGGGCATCGGTGCACCAGAGTCTGTTACGTTCGACAAGCTGATATCCTGGAGCATACACGATGATCCCGAGATACGCTACTACTCGGGCGCGGCGACGTATTATAAGACCTTCTCCATTCCACAGGATCTGCTGGCACCCGACAAGCGGCTGCTGCTGGAGCTTGGGAGGGTCGAGGTAATCGCGGAGGTTAGGCTCAACGGTAGGCTTCTCGGCACAGTCTGGAAACCACCCTATCGCGTTGACGTGACCGGCATGGCGAGGCCGGGCGAGAACACGCTCGAGGTGAAGGTGGCGAACCTGTGGGTAAACCGCATGATCGGCGATGAGAACCTGCCCGAAGACAGCCGGCGCCACCCCGACGGCAGGCTGGTGGAGTGGCCTCAGTGGCTCTTGGACGGCAGCCCGAGTCCGACGGGGAGGCGCACGTTCAGCTCGTGGAAGCTGTGGCGCAAGGACGAGCCGCTCCAGCCATCCGGCCTGCTGGGACCGGTGGAGGTTAGAGCTTACGCGCGAGTGGAGCTGCCAGCCAAGTAG
- the cas3 gene encoding CRISPR-associated helicase Cas3': MSGLPLAAHTPGPGGNWHDLVEHLSAVAANAKGIGDKFGAGPFCELLGWLHDIGKSSPAFQQYIRQCAMGYAPAKKAPHAPIAAWIARSCSPAVFPLLGHHAGLHDRSEVVQALQRDYSESASHALNILAELGVEPAFTREMLPANDPLEMEFLIRMAFSALVDADFLDTEAHFDPSATAHRAALKPFSDYLDELDRHLTHLRISAAGSPVNTMRCEILDHCCRAAERSPGLFRLTVPTGGGKTLSSVAFALRHAVRHRLDRVIVAIPYTSIIEQTAEVYAGIFGREHVLEHHSATAEFDAADEGQEERELRRRLAAENWDVPLVVTTNVQLFESLFANRPSKCRKLHNIARSVIILDEVQVLPVTLTKAVVAMLHQLVSQAGCTVVLCTATQPAFEALQLPTLETATDIVPHPERYYAQLRRVEFERPTQAVEPAEVADALRDLEQVLCIVNGRRDALTVVAELGEDPNAFHLSTLMCPLHRRAVLAEVRSRLSQGLSCRLVSTQVVEAGVDLDFPVVYRAIAPLDRIGQAAGRCNREGTLSSPGRCVIFDLAGGTSLRGEYTTGTDLARTILTEDPSALHNPDTFQRYFADLYANCDTDAQGIHALRTDGGSGPRFREVADRFRLIPEATKAVVVRYADQVDDLLVEARRIGSITRDVARRLHPHSVAIYQHDLQRHLRDGTVTEPVPGLLVWEGAYDQRTGIGGTSIADPADLVV; the protein is encoded by the coding sequence ATGAGCGGCTTGCCGTTGGCTGCACACACACCTGGCCCGGGTGGCAATTGGCATGATCTAGTCGAGCACCTGTCCGCAGTCGCCGCGAACGCAAAGGGGATTGGGGACAAGTTCGGAGCGGGCCCATTCTGTGAGTTGCTTGGATGGCTACACGATATCGGAAAGAGCAGCCCTGCATTTCAGCAGTACATTCGGCAGTGCGCCATGGGTTACGCACCAGCCAAGAAGGCGCCCCACGCGCCAATTGCTGCCTGGATAGCGAGGAGCTGCAGCCCAGCCGTGTTTCCACTTCTTGGCCACCACGCGGGGCTTCATGATAGAAGTGAGGTCGTCCAGGCTCTACAGCGCGACTACTCCGAGTCGGCATCCCACGCCCTAAACATCCTCGCTGAGCTCGGAGTCGAGCCGGCCTTCACGCGCGAAATGCTCCCCGCCAACGACCCGCTTGAGATGGAGTTCCTTATCCGCATGGCGTTCTCTGCGCTGGTCGATGCGGACTTCCTGGACACCGAAGCACACTTTGATCCCAGTGCTACTGCGCACCGAGCCGCGCTAAAGCCGTTCTCCGACTATCTCGACGAACTCGACCGACACCTCACGCACCTGCGGATCTCAGCTGCAGGTTCTCCGGTCAACACCATGCGCTGCGAGATACTCGACCACTGCTGTCGCGCGGCGGAGCGGAGCCCCGGGCTCTTTAGGCTAACGGTACCGACAGGCGGAGGCAAGACTCTGTCAAGTGTCGCCTTCGCGCTCCGGCACGCCGTTCGACACAGGTTAGACCGAGTCATCGTGGCGATCCCTTACACCAGCATTATCGAACAGACCGCAGAGGTATACGCAGGCATCTTTGGTCGTGAACACGTCTTGGAGCATCACTCCGCGACAGCGGAATTCGATGCAGCCGACGAGGGACAGGAAGAGCGTGAGCTGCGCCGTCGGCTTGCAGCAGAGAACTGGGATGTGCCCCTAGTTGTAACGACCAATGTCCAGCTCTTCGAGAGCCTCTTCGCGAACCGCCCATCAAAGTGCAGGAAGCTCCATAACATCGCCCGAAGCGTGATTATCCTTGACGAAGTGCAGGTGCTGCCCGTAACGCTCACCAAAGCTGTGGTCGCAATGCTCCATCAACTGGTGTCACAGGCAGGTTGCACCGTGGTGCTGTGTACGGCGACGCAACCGGCCTTCGAGGCCCTTCAGCTGCCAACGCTAGAGACCGCAACTGACATCGTCCCGCATCCGGAGCGATACTACGCCCAACTCCGCCGCGTGGAGTTCGAGCGGCCAACCCAAGCGGTCGAACCCGCCGAGGTCGCCGACGCTCTTCGGGACCTTGAGCAGGTCCTATGCATCGTAAACGGCAGAAGGGACGCACTGACCGTAGTCGCTGAACTCGGCGAGGACCCCAACGCGTTCCACCTCTCCACGCTCATGTGTCCGCTCCACCGACGAGCGGTACTTGCCGAAGTGCGCAGTCGGCTTAGCCAGGGCCTGTCGTGCCGTCTGGTGTCAACCCAAGTTGTCGAGGCCGGCGTTGACCTCGATTTCCCCGTCGTATACCGCGCCATCGCGCCACTCGACCGAATCGGACAGGCGGCAGGACGCTGCAATCGAGAGGGGACACTCAGCTCGCCCGGCAGGTGTGTCATCTTCGATCTTGCCGGTGGAACCAGCCTGCGAGGCGAGTACACTACCGGTACCGACTTGGCGCGTACGATCCTCACGGAAGATCCGTCAGCCCTGCACAATCCAGACACGTTTCAGCGGTACTTCGCAGACCTGTACGCCAACTGCGATACGGATGCGCAGGGCATCCATGCCCTGCGCACTGATGGCGGCTCGGGTCCCCGGTTTCGAGAGGTCGCTGATAGATTCCGGCTCATACCTGAGGCGACGAAGGCTGTTGTGGTCCGGTATGCAGATCAGGTTGACGATCTACTGGTAGAGGCGCGTCGAATCGGATCGATTACCCGCGATGTGGCCCGTCGGCTTCATCCCCACTCTGTCGCAATCTACCAGCACGACTTGCAGAGGCACCTTCGGGACGGAACCGTAACGGAGCCGGTACCTGGGCTCCTGGTATGGGAAGGGGCCTACGACCAGAGAACTGGGATCGGCGGAACCAGCATTGCCGATCCTGCCGACCTTGTAGTCTGA
- the cas4 gene encoding CRISPR-associated protein Cas4, whose protein sequence is MRGWQEDEVVLVSAIEHYSYCPRQYALIHIESTFDENLFTLRGRFTHERVDDPHARYEHDVRVERAVPIWSDQYGLIGKADVVEFDGDGVPFPVEYKSGRPRGHIHEFAQLCAQSLCLEEMLGVAVPRGAVYYAATRRRVERDLDQQLRRATLKIVEAIRVAQRTLEVPPAVYDPRCRNCSLQDACLPELIGTTIRFDDLFLPRAERELP, encoded by the coding sequence ATGCGCGGGTGGCAGGAGGACGAGGTCGTGCTAGTTAGCGCCATTGAGCACTACTCCTACTGCCCGCGCCAGTATGCCCTTATCCACATTGAGAGCACCTTCGATGAAAACCTATTCACCCTCCGAGGGCGGTTCACGCATGAGCGGGTAGACGATCCACATGCCCGGTATGAGCACGATGTCCGGGTGGAGCGTGCCGTGCCGATATGGTCCGACCAGTACGGCCTGATAGGGAAGGCGGACGTTGTCGAATTCGATGGAGATGGTGTCCCCTTCCCTGTCGAATATAAGAGTGGGCGCCCGCGGGGTCACATCCACGAGTTCGCGCAGCTGTGTGCGCAATCCCTGTGTCTCGAGGAGATGCTAGGCGTTGCCGTTCCAAGGGGAGCTGTTTACTATGCAGCGACGCGACGACGGGTGGAACGTGATCTGGACCAGCAACTGCGCCGTGCCACTCTGAAGATCGTTGAGGCAATCCGTGTTGCTCAGAGGACCCTCGAAGTCCCTCCCGCAGTCTACGACCCCCGCTGCCGCAACTGCTCCCTGCAAGACGCGTGCCTGCCTGAGTTGATTGGAACAACCATCCGGTTCGACGATCTCTTCCTGCCGCGTGCTGAAAGGGAACTGCCGTGA
- the cas5c gene encoding type I-C CRISPR-associated protein Cas5, which produces MEGGKVLNHCLSVQVSSDFACFTRPEFKVERVTYPVMTPSAARGVLEAVFWHPQFTWRVLEIHVLKPIRYVSILRNEVNSKAALGEGKSFYADLVENRAQRHSVVLRDVAYRIYAEPVVNPGVADDVAKFRDQFRRRVQRGQCFHRPALGCREFAAEFGPADDTKPIDHTEDLGWMLLDLDYGSGKPPFTPLFFEARLDRGVLSVPRNGGAE; this is translated from the coding sequence ATGGAAGGAGGAAAGGTGCTCAACCACTGCCTATCAGTTCAGGTCTCATCCGACTTCGCGTGCTTCACTCGGCCCGAATTCAAGGTGGAGCGCGTTACCTACCCGGTCATGACGCCATCTGCCGCACGAGGGGTCCTCGAGGCGGTGTTCTGGCACCCTCAGTTCACCTGGAGGGTGCTCGAGATCCATGTGCTGAAACCGATTCGCTACGTCTCCATTCTCCGGAATGAAGTCAACTCCAAAGCGGCTCTCGGCGAGGGTAAGAGCTTCTATGCGGATCTCGTCGAGAATCGCGCGCAGCGGCACTCGGTCGTTCTTCGCGACGTGGCGTACCGGATCTACGCCGAGCCCGTCGTCAACCCAGGTGTCGCAGATGACGTGGCTAAGTTCCGCGACCAGTTTCGGCGGCGTGTGCAACGCGGCCAGTGCTTTCACCGTCCTGCCCTCGGCTGTCGCGAGTTCGCAGCCGAGTTCGGCCCGGCCGATGACACCAAACCTATCGATCACACGGAGGACCTCGGGTGGATGCTCTTAGACCTCGACTACGGAAGCGGGAAGCCGCCGTTTACGCCGTTGTTCTTTGAGGCGAGGCTCGACCGAGGCGTACTGAGCGTGCCCCGGAACGGAGGTGCGGAGTGA
- the cas8c gene encoding type I-C CRISPR-associated protein Cas8c/Csd1, with product MILKRLVEFWERGALSLPPGYQNALISKMIRLNADGTLRDVITLSGDKRGQREGKVMSVPRVVRSSSTRPNLIADNPEYVLGIPKDQNEKARRRAQERHQAYVDLVKRCAHATGIPEVEALWRWLCAKETAIGDARANVQPGDELNFEVGGTVLTDLGDVQRFWAGPAAAAQGTQRCLVTGELMPVEDRMPVKLKGIPGGQSSGSALVAVNAPAFESYGLKAALNSPISKRAGEAFANAINFMVGERKHHLRLGSKSVYLFWTREETAFDVMSFLDAPDPQLVRDMLKSPVSGSNSDAAEAQDFYALCLSGNSGRTAIRDYLETTIPAVKNSLTVWFRTHQIRDWGTGELRQFGIYQLAASLYLDPNKNIVPSIPAALLRSALTGAPIPSSLLMQALRRNIATQGPFYMLQGRKVISLARLSLIKAVYLSHRPQEEVNTLQSLEHNNTDPGYLCGRLLAILESAQRAASPGIKATLVDRYYGSASSTPASVFGNLLRMTQPHLAKLRKTREPVFHALERRIVETMEPLRGFPPTLTLQQQALFSLGFYHQKAHDRAEARARKELQDLADDATTDKED from the coding sequence GTGATCCTCAAACGACTGGTCGAGTTCTGGGAACGCGGTGCCCTATCGCTGCCCCCGGGCTACCAGAACGCGCTGATCAGCAAGATGATCCGTCTCAACGCTGACGGGACCCTTAGAGATGTGATCACCCTCTCAGGTGACAAGAGGGGTCAGCGCGAAGGCAAGGTCATGTCAGTACCACGCGTGGTCCGTTCCTCGTCGACAAGACCAAACCTGATCGCTGACAACCCAGAGTACGTCCTGGGCATCCCAAAGGACCAGAACGAGAAAGCCCGGCGTCGCGCCCAAGAGCGCCACCAAGCATACGTCGACTTGGTCAAAAGGTGTGCACACGCAACGGGCATCCCCGAGGTGGAAGCGCTGTGGCGGTGGCTCTGCGCGAAGGAAACGGCGATTGGCGATGCTCGTGCCAATGTGCAGCCTGGTGATGAGCTGAACTTCGAGGTCGGCGGTACCGTGCTCACCGATCTCGGTGACGTCCAGCGGTTCTGGGCAGGTCCGGCAGCAGCCGCGCAGGGCACCCAGCGCTGCCTCGTGACGGGCGAACTGATGCCTGTAGAGGACCGCATGCCCGTCAAGCTGAAGGGCATCCCAGGGGGCCAGTCTTCTGGTTCCGCACTTGTGGCAGTGAACGCTCCGGCTTTCGAGTCGTACGGACTTAAAGCCGCACTCAACTCCCCCATCAGCAAGCGCGCCGGTGAGGCTTTCGCGAACGCAATCAACTTCATGGTGGGCGAGCGCAAGCACCACCTGCGACTCGGCTCGAAAAGCGTGTACCTGTTCTGGACGCGAGAAGAAACAGCCTTTGACGTGATGTCCTTCCTTGATGCTCCAGACCCTCAACTCGTTCGAGACATGCTGAAGTCACCTGTTTCGGGCTCAAACAGCGATGCTGCGGAAGCACAGGACTTTTACGCCCTCTGCCTCTCCGGAAATAGCGGTCGTACCGCGATCCGCGACTACTTGGAGACGACGATCCCGGCTGTCAAGAACTCACTCACTGTTTGGTTCCGCACGCATCAGATCCGGGATTGGGGGACGGGCGAACTGCGGCAATTCGGCATCTACCAACTCGCTGCCTCTCTCTACCTCGATCCGAACAAAAACATCGTGCCATCCATACCTGCGGCACTCCTGCGATCGGCCCTCACAGGTGCCCCGATACCCAGCTCTCTGCTGATGCAGGCACTCAGGCGCAACATCGCCACACAAGGCCCGTTCTACATGCTGCAGGGCCGGAAGGTCATCTCGCTTGCCCGCCTATCGCTTATCAAAGCCGTCTACCTATCGCACAGACCACAAGAGGAGGTCAACACCTTGCAGTCCCTCGAACACAACAACACCGATCCTGGCTATCTCTGCGGCCGCCTGTTGGCGATCCTGGAGTCCGCCCAACGGGCTGCGAGCCCCGGAATCAAGGCGACACTCGTGGACCGCTACTATGGCTCGGCCTCGTCCACTCCGGCTTCCGTGTTCGGCAACCTGTTGCGAATGACGCAACCTCACCTGGCCAAGCTACGAAAGACGCGCGAGCCGGTCTTCCATGCTCTTGAGCGGCGGATTGTCGAAACAATGGAGCCGCTTCGAGGCTTCCCACCCACTCTTACGCTCCAGCAGCAAGCGCTGTTCTCGTTGGGCTTCTACCACCAGAAGGCGCACGACCGCGCAGAGGCCCGAGCGCGCAAGGAGTTGCAAGATCTCGCTGACGACGCCACCACCGATAAGGAGGATTAG
- the cas2 gene encoding CRISPR-associated endonuclease Cas2 yields the protein MRRTHDILVSYDVDTTSAAGRRRLRRVAKVCTAFGQRVQYSVFECCVSDMDLEKLRRKLLDVLESAEDSLRIYRLRQPREEHLEVYGRDRWIDFEGPLVV from the coding sequence ATGAGGCGGACACACGATATCCTGGTTTCATACGATGTGGATACTACATCTGCTGCTGGTCGGCGTCGGTTACGCAGGGTCGCAAAGGTATGCACGGCATTCGGTCAGCGCGTTCAGTACTCGGTCTTCGAGTGCTGTGTATCCGACATGGATCTCGAGAAGTTGCGCCGCAAACTGTTAGACGTGCTGGAGTCAGCCGAGGACAGCTTGCGCATCTATCGCCTGCGGCAGCCGCGTGAGGAGCACCTTGAGGTCTACGGCAGGGACAGATGGATTGACTTCGAGGGCCCGCTGGTCGTGTAG
- the cas7c gene encoding type I-C CRISPR-associated protein Cas7/Csd2, whose product MFNLQEITDPGKRYDFLLLFDVTDGNPNGDPDAGNLPRVDPETMQGIVTDVCLKRKIRNFVELHFGADAELKVYVRDSGVALNEKHERAYKSLSLTSTGSKQSRADANRARDWMCANYYDIRMFGAVMTTGVNCGQVRGPVQLTFARSVDPVAPQDVSITRVAVTRKEDADVAVSDAGETRGGKETEMGRKALVPYGLYLGKGFYSPALAAQTGVSREDLELFWRALVGMFEHDRSAARGYMEMHGIYVFRHDNPLGNAPSGPLFSRLRVQRRPEVQVARRFDDYVIDIVEANMPEGVTLVKLLG is encoded by the coding sequence ATGTTCAACCTACAAGAGATCACTGACCCCGGGAAGCGCTACGACTTCCTACTCCTGTTCGATGTCACCGACGGCAATCCGAATGGTGACCCCGACGCTGGCAACCTCCCGCGCGTGGACCCCGAGACCATGCAGGGCATCGTGACCGACGTATGCCTTAAGCGCAAGATACGCAACTTCGTGGAGCTTCACTTCGGTGCCGATGCAGAGCTCAAGGTGTACGTCCGCGACAGCGGCGTAGCGCTCAACGAGAAGCACGAGCGTGCCTACAAGTCGCTGAGCCTGACGTCCACAGGCAGCAAACAAAGCCGGGCCGACGCCAATAGGGCGCGCGACTGGATGTGCGCGAACTACTACGACATCCGCATGTTCGGGGCTGTCATGACCACCGGCGTTAACTGCGGTCAGGTCCGCGGCCCCGTGCAGCTGACCTTCGCTCGCTCGGTCGATCCCGTTGCACCGCAGGATGTATCCATCACCCGCGTTGCTGTCACCCGCAAGGAAGACGCTGACGTTGCAGTCTCTGACGCGGGCGAGACCCGTGGTGGTAAAGAGACCGAGATGGGGCGCAAGGCCTTGGTGCCATACGGCCTCTACCTTGGTAAGGGCTTCTACTCACCTGCCCTCGCTGCTCAAACCGGCGTATCTCGGGAGGACCTAGAGCTGTTCTGGCGGGCCCTCGTCGGGATGTTCGAGCACGACCGGTCGGCCGCTCGGGGCTACATGGAGATGCACGGCATATACGTGTTCCGACACGACAACCCGCTGGGGAATGCGCCCTCCGGCCCGCTGTTCTCGCGACTCCGCGTTCAGCGTAGACCAGAGGTGCAGGTTGCTCGGCGGTTCGACGACTACGTCATAGATATCGTGGAGGCCAACATGCCAGAGGGTGTCACCTTGGTGAAGCTGCTGGGATGA